A genomic window from Candidatus Glassbacteria bacterium includes:
- a CDS encoding diguanylate cyclase, which produces MKKNQIILVVEDDKSLNSLYCECLLNNGYRVDPALTGKEALKKVKSHSYDMALIDIRLPDANGMDVLKQIKQISEDTVTIMLSGHATVELILDAISHGVFDFLVKPVQLAKLLLTVDNGLEQREINLQNQKLISELKIAKRNLEAGIRERTKQVKKSELKFRSLYDNAPDVYYTVDQRGRIIDCNKMATQFFGITKKELNSRHLLDLYTSDNFELVSSMVPTPDGKGGSIRHQEVSVKKADGTIACVEINSNILHDGDGKVIGALTIQRDITSRKHAEGQLRESEERFRTIFQTADVALVELDYDPLTDALERVRKSGIKSWKKYFDENPDFVKLAGELIQTVDVNHAAVKLFEAERREDLLGPFKTLFSDLESDNFKKFLATIARGEKNFQGESDFLTIKQNHLRMILNVAVPRKGAKFKNLLVSLVDITARSRVEKEKDLLLNKLHQLNNQLETLAVTDGLTSLYNHRFLMESINREFSRAQRHGRPLALLMADIDDFKNFNDSYGHQLGDEVLVAVADLLRRGRRGTDIVARYGGEEFVLLLPDTTLRQAMSVGDNVRKKVERNKVMADQGPLNVTISLGVFAMEKNNLDNPKDLLILADKALYRAKRAGKNQVCTVKADAK; this is translated from the coding sequence ATGAAAAAAAATCAGATCATACTTGTTGTCGAGGACGATAAATCGCTGAATTCGCTCTATTGCGAGTGTCTGCTCAACAATGGATATCGAGTCGACCCGGCTTTAACGGGCAAGGAAGCCCTGAAGAAAGTAAAAAGCCATTCCTACGACATGGCCCTGATCGACATCCGCCTGCCCGACGCCAACGGAATGGACGTCCTCAAGCAGATCAAGCAAATCTCGGAAGACACTGTCACGATCATGCTCAGCGGGCATGCCACTGTCGAGCTGATCCTCGATGCGATCAGCCACGGGGTGTTCGACTTCCTGGTCAAGCCGGTTCAGCTCGCCAAGTTGCTCCTGACGGTCGACAACGGGCTCGAGCAGCGTGAAATCAACCTGCAGAACCAGAAGCTGATCAGCGAGTTGAAAATAGCCAAGCGCAACCTCGAAGCCGGTATTCGCGAACGCACCAAGCAGGTCAAAAAAAGCGAGCTGAAATTCCGCTCGCTCTACGACAATGCCCCAGACGTCTACTACACTGTCGATCAGCGCGGGCGGATTATCGACTGCAACAAGATGGCCACCCAGTTTTTCGGTATCACCAAGAAAGAACTCAATAGCCGTCACCTGCTGGACCTTTACACCAGCGACAATTTCGAGCTGGTAAGCAGCATGGTGCCCACTCCCGACGGCAAGGGCGGCTCGATCCGTCACCAGGAAGTTTCGGTCAAGAAGGCCGACGGGACAATCGCCTGCGTGGAGATCAACTCGAATATTCTCCACGACGGTGACGGGAAAGTAATCGGGGCGCTGACAATCCAGCGCGACATTACCTCCCGCAAGCACGCCGAGGGTCAGTTGCGCGAGAGCGAGGAGCGCTTCCGGACAATCTTCCAGACAGCCGACGTGGCCCTGGTGGAACTGGACTACGATCCGCTCACGGACGCTCTCGAGCGGGTCCGCAAGAGTGGGATCAAAAGCTGGAAAAAATACTTCGACGAGAACCCGGATTTCGTCAAGCTGGCGGGCGAACTGATCCAGACCGTGGACGTCAACCACGCCGCGGTCAAGCTGTTCGAGGCCGAACGCAGGGAAGACCTGCTCGGGCCCTTTAAGACACTCTTCTCCGATCTGGAGAGCGATAATTTCAAAAAGTTCCTGGCCACCATTGCCCGCGGCGAGAAAAATTTCCAGGGCGAATCCGACTTCCTGACGATCAAGCAGAACCACCTCCGTATGATTCTCAACGTGGCGGTCCCCCGCAAGGGAGCCAAGTTCAAGAACCTGCTGGTCAGCCTGGTCGATATCACCGCGCGCAGCCGGGTGGAGAAGGAAAAAGACCTCCTGCTCAACAAGCTCCACCAGCTAAACAATCAGCTGGAAACTCTGGCTGTCACCGACGGACTGACCAGTCTTTACAACCACCGCTTTCTGATGGAATCGATCAACCGCGAATTCAGCCGCGCCCAGCGCCACGGGCGGCCGCTGGCCCTGCTGATGGCCGATATCGATGATTTCAAGAACTTCAACGACTCCTATGGCCATCAACTGGGTGACGAGGTCCTGGTGGCGGTGGCCGATCTGCTCAGGAGAGGCCGGCGCGGAACCGATATCGTGGCCCGCTACGGCGGCGAGGAGTTCGTGCTGCTGCTGCCGGACACCACGCTCAGGCAGGCGATGAGCGTGGGGGATAATGTCCGCAAGAAAGTCGAGAGGAACAAAGTCATGGCCGATCAGGGACCGTTGAACGTCACTATCAGCCTGGGCGTTTTCGCCATGGAAAAAAACAATCTGGACAATCCCAAGGACCTGCTGATTCTGGCAGACAAGGCGCTCTACCGGGCCAAACGGGCCGGCAAGAACCAGGTCTGCACTGTCAAGGCCGACGCAAAGTAG
- a CDS encoding 2-oxoacid:acceptor oxidoreductase subunit alpha has translation MGGDELNLGMVGSGGDGVMVTGEAIVNAAAKKGMKCLMLKAFGPQIRGGESSCKIRLSSKKVSAPPDRLDVLLAFKWDDYKRFGRELELNPGGVVIEDGKEGDEEPERPIVGEQPSKIYRVPLTEIATESAGNKLAKNMVALGVLSGLFDLPDDEMRAAISKTFAHKSDEIINSNISAYEAGKQYAQENLEAPENMKLVIDESLLDKRVVMTGNDATAYGALLAGCTFFAGYPITPSSEIMEWLSNYMPVYGGTMVQTEDEIAALGMVIGASLAGAKSMTATSGPGFSLMIELIGLASIAEIPCVIVNAQRVGPSTGIPTKSEQSDLLQACFGTHGDAPKVVIAPADVADCFDVMREAFFISEKYQLPVIVLSDGFIAQCKSSIHEPELDKIRPWERARPNTDEVSVEDYKRYEITKTGITWMSIPGKDPHLYRSAGIEHDELGSPTSDFAEHERMNEKRYRKLAGVAEEVNFMRHYGPDDAKVGVIAWGSSKGPLREAVEILNARGHAVKALVPQVLYPLNTEKVYKFFESLDKLLVVELSYSKQFLNLLKIQLDLPAGTVHYGRSGGKPLAIYEMLEQIGKLLD, from the coding sequence ATGGGTGGCGATGAGCTGAATTTAGGTATGGTCGGCAGCGGCGGTGATGGCGTGATGGTCACAGGGGAGGCGATTGTCAATGCCGCGGCCAAGAAGGGTATGAAGTGCTTGATGCTCAAGGCGTTCGGTCCCCAGATCCGGGGCGGCGAAAGTTCATGCAAGATCAGGTTGAGCAGCAAGAAAGTGTCCGCTCCGCCGGACAGGCTCGACGTGCTGCTGGCGTTCAAATGGGATGACTACAAGCGTTTCGGCCGCGAGTTGGAACTCAATCCGGGTGGAGTGGTTATCGAGGATGGCAAGGAAGGCGACGAGGAACCCGAGCGGCCGATAGTCGGCGAGCAGCCGTCGAAAATATACCGCGTGCCGCTCACGGAGATAGCGACCGAATCAGCCGGAAACAAGCTGGCCAAGAACATGGTGGCCCTGGGCGTGCTGAGCGGCCTGTTCGACCTGCCGGATGACGAGATGCGCGCGGCGATCAGCAAAACGTTCGCGCACAAAAGCGATGAGATCATCAACAGTAATATCAGCGCCTACGAAGCCGGCAAGCAATACGCGCAGGAAAACCTGGAAGCTCCGGAAAACATGAAACTGGTGATCGACGAGAGCCTGCTGGACAAGCGGGTGGTGATGACCGGCAACGACGCCACCGCTTATGGCGCCCTGCTGGCCGGCTGCACTTTTTTCGCCGGCTATCCGATCACGCCCAGCAGCGAGATCATGGAGTGGCTGAGCAATTACATGCCCGTCTACGGCGGGACGATGGTCCAGACCGAGGACGAGATCGCCGCGCTGGGGATGGTGATCGGCGCATCGCTGGCCGGGGCCAAATCCATGACCGCAACCAGCGGCCCCGGGTTCAGCCTGATGATCGAACTGATCGGTCTGGCCTCGATCGCCGAAATCCCCTGCGTGATTGTCAACGCCCAGCGCGTGGGACCCAGCACGGGTATCCCCACCAAAAGCGAGCAGTCTGACCTGCTGCAGGCCTGTTTCGGCACCCACGGCGATGCGCCCAAGGTGGTGATCGCCCCGGCCGATGTCGCGGATTGTTTCGACGTGATGCGCGAGGCGTTCTTCATCAGCGAGAAATACCAGTTGCCGGTAATCGTGCTTTCCGACGGTTTTATCGCCCAGTGCAAGAGTTCGATCCACGAGCCGGAACTGGACAAGATCCGTCCCTGGGAACGCGCCCGTCCCAATACGGATGAGGTCTCGGTCGAAGACTACAAGCGCTATGAAATAACCAAGACCGGAATCACCTGGATGAGCATTCCGGGCAAGGACCCCCACCTCTACCGGTCCGCCGGGATCGAACACGACGAGTTGGGCAGCCCCACCAGCGATTTTGCCGAGCACGAGCGGATGAACGAAAAACGCTACCGCAAGCTGGCGGGCGTGGCCGAAGAAGTCAATTTCATGCGCCACTACGGGCCGGACGATGCGAAAGTCGGCGTGATCGCCTGGGGCAGCAGCAAAGGTCCCCTGCGTGAGGCGGTGGAAATTCTCAACGCCAGGGGTCATGCGGTCAAGGCGCTTGTCCCGCAGGTGCTCTACCCGTTGAACACGGAAAAAGTGTATAAGTTTTTCGAGAGCCTCGACAAACTGCTGGTGGTCGAACTCTCCTACTCCAAGCAGTTCCTGAACCTGCTGAAAATCCAGCTCGACCTGCCGGCCGGCACTGTCCACTACGGGCGCAGCGGCGGAAAACCACTGGCGATCTACGAGATGCTGGAGCAGATCGGTAAACTGCTGGATTGA
- a CDS encoding N-acylglucosamine 2-epimerase yields MGRSFEEASRKYGDELFGNILPFWMARGIDREYGGFFTCFSNDGSTMLAEHKFTWSQGRFVWMLARLYRKMRDRVEPTESGRWLEAAGAGAQFLIEHARLAGGNCAFILNREGAPVLLDSAGGDRPAETGESCDLSIYADFFVIYGLAEYAAASGRREAYEFALDLFDHVLARLESGDYRTDPYPVPPGYKVHGEPMITLETAQELADIAAQFGESETEGRMRAVCGKCAEEIMENFRRPDEQVVLEMIGVDNEPKDTLLGRFVNPGHMIEDMWFMMHWADRAGDNALFAAAAEVVRWALELGWDKQFGGLPQFLDKSGEPPRGEVTPELTGHEMVSKLGANWSNKLWWPHSEAIYALLLAYERLEEPWMAEWFWRVHDYTLATFPNPDREVGEWIQIRDHRGRPESKVVALPVKDPFHITRALLLALPVAERLAEREG; encoded by the coding sequence GTGGGCAGGTCGTTCGAGGAAGCCTCGAGGAAATACGGTGACGAATTGTTCGGCAATATCTTGCCGTTCTGGATGGCGCGCGGTATCGACCGGGAATACGGCGGCTTTTTCACCTGCTTCAGCAACGACGGGTCGACAATGCTGGCGGAGCACAAGTTCACCTGGAGCCAGGGACGGTTCGTGTGGATGCTGGCGCGGCTGTACCGGAAGATGCGGGACAGGGTGGAGCCGACAGAGAGCGGGCGCTGGCTGGAGGCGGCCGGGGCGGGTGCGCAATTCCTGATCGAACACGCACGGCTTGCCGGCGGCAACTGCGCGTTTATCCTGAACCGCGAGGGCGCGCCCGTGCTGCTGGATTCCGCTGGCGGCGACCGGCCCGCCGAAACCGGCGAGAGCTGCGACCTGAGTATCTACGCCGACTTTTTCGTGATCTACGGCCTGGCCGAGTACGCGGCCGCCTCGGGCAGACGGGAGGCTTACGAATTCGCCCTCGACCTGTTCGACCACGTGCTGGCTCGTCTGGAATCCGGCGACTACCGCACCGACCCGTACCCGGTTCCGCCCGGCTACAAGGTGCACGGGGAGCCGATGATCACCCTGGAGACCGCCCAGGAGCTGGCCGATATCGCCGCTCAGTTCGGCGAGAGCGAAACAGAGGGCAGGATGCGTGCTGTCTGCGGCAAGTGCGCCGAGGAGATCATGGAGAACTTCCGTCGTCCGGACGAACAGGTGGTGCTGGAGATGATCGGGGTGGACAACGAGCCGAAAGACACCCTGCTGGGCCGCTTTGTCAATCCCGGGCACATGATCGAGGACATGTGGTTCATGATGCACTGGGCCGACCGGGCGGGTGACAACGCGCTGTTCGCCGCCGCGGCGGAGGTGGTCCGCTGGGCGCTGGAGTTGGGTTGGGACAAGCAGTTTGGAGGACTGCCGCAGTTCCTGGACAAGAGCGGAGAGCCGCCGCGGGGCGAGGTGACGCCGGAACTGACCGGTCACGAGATGGTGAGCAAGCTGGGGGCCAACTGGTCCAACAAGTTGTGGTGGCCCCACTCGGAGGCGATCTACGCGCTGCTGCTGGCCTACGAACGCCTGGAGGAGCCGTGGATGGCCGAGTGGTTCTGGCGGGTGCACGATTACACGCTGGCCACGTTCCCAAATCCGGACCGTGAAGTGGGCGAGTGGATCCAGATCCGCGACCACCGGGGGCGGCCGGAGAGCAAGGTGGTGGCCCTGCCGGTCAAGGACCCGTTCCATATCACTCGCGCCCTGCTGCTGGCGTTGCCCGTGGCCGAAAGGCTGGCGGAGCGGGAGGGGTAG
- a CDS encoding NAD-dependent deacylase translates to MIERAAEWIAAAENTVVFTGAGVSAESGIPTFRDAQTGMWAKYDPSRLATVEGFLRDPRLVWEWYAYRRRLVREKEPNPGHEAIAELERWSDELTVVTQNVDGLHHRAGSTRVIELHGNITRVKCFKGEHVYPDWRGSDNGEEELPPLCGECGEMLRPDVVWFGEQLPEDALAESFRLAKNCGLMLVVGTSGQVQPAASLPVVARQAGARVIEVNPEPSAITPTADFLLRGNSGDMLPRVIEQLKKLK, encoded by the coding sequence CTGATCGAGCGGGCGGCCGAGTGGATCGCGGCGGCCGAAAATACGGTGGTTTTCACCGGGGCGGGGGTGAGTGCCGAGAGCGGGATCCCCACGTTCCGCGACGCGCAGACCGGGATGTGGGCCAAGTACGACCCGTCGCGCCTGGCCACGGTGGAGGGATTCCTGCGCGACCCGCGTCTGGTTTGGGAGTGGTACGCCTACCGTCGCCGCCTGGTGCGCGAGAAGGAGCCCAATCCCGGCCACGAGGCGATCGCCGAGCTTGAGCGCTGGTCGGACGAACTGACGGTGGTGACCCAGAACGTGGACGGCCTTCATCACCGGGCAGGCAGCACCAGGGTGATAGAGCTGCACGGCAATATCACGCGGGTTAAGTGTTTCAAGGGCGAGCACGTTTATCCCGACTGGCGGGGCAGCGACAACGGGGAAGAGGAACTGCCGCCCTTGTGCGGGGAATGCGGAGAGATGCTGCGGCCGGACGTGGTCTGGTTCGGGGAGCAGTTGCCGGAGGATGCGCTGGCCGAAAGTTTCAGACTGGCAAAAAACTGCGGGTTGATGCTGGTGGTTGGCACCAGCGGCCAGGTGCAGCCGGCGGCGTCGCTGCCGGTCGTTGCGCGGCAGGCAGGGGCGCGGGTGATCGAGGTCAACCCCGAGCCGAGCGCGATTACCCCGACCGCCGATTTTCTGCTGCGCGGAAACAGCGGCGATATGCTGCCGCGGGTGATAGAGCAGTTGAAAAAGCTGAAATGA
- a CDS encoding site-2 protease family protein, translated as MENYYRFSAAGRELEAYLSVLYTRYRMMDLRHEWVIRGVLKPRFAGMRHLVESYLKNFNGRYNFERVGDETYLTISATVSGTLGAGAANRKWLLHLGLFVATVFSTMLAGALREGGDPLSSLAELSLGIPFAAAIMTILLVHELGHYFAARHHGMDVTLPFFIPMPPPMIFGTMGALIKMRSPMFNRRMLLDVGAAGPIAGFVVSVPVLIIGLMQSDWTTFPPSYFVLGDSLLFGWLTDWIMGPRPEGMFLNMSSLAFAGWIGFFVTAMNLMPIGQLDGGHIGYALLGKKHGRLALAAFAAMICLSYFWPGWLFWGLLILLLIRVKHPPVLDEAIPLDRRRRLIGAVTMLILLLTFMPRPILA; from the coding sequence GTGGAAAACTATTACCGTTTCTCCGCCGCCGGCCGTGAGCTTGAAGCTTACCTGAGCGTGCTTTATACTCGCTACCGGATGATGGATCTGCGTCACGAGTGGGTGATCCGCGGAGTGCTGAAACCCAGGTTCGCCGGCATGCGGCACCTGGTGGAGAGCTACCTGAAAAATTTCAATGGCCGCTATAATTTCGAGCGAGTGGGCGATGAGACCTACCTGACGATCAGCGCCACGGTATCGGGAACTCTAGGCGCCGGAGCGGCCAACCGGAAGTGGCTGCTGCACCTGGGGCTGTTCGTGGCCACCGTGTTCAGCACGATGCTGGCCGGGGCGCTGCGCGAGGGCGGAGACCCGCTGTCCTCGCTGGCCGAGTTGAGCCTGGGGATCCCGTTCGCGGCGGCGATCATGACGATCCTGCTGGTTCACGAGCTGGGCCACTATTTCGCCGCGCGCCACCACGGGATGGACGTAACCCTGCCGTTTTTCATCCCGATGCCGCCGCCGATGATTTTCGGCACGATGGGGGCGCTGATCAAGATGCGCTCGCCGATGTTCAACCGGCGGATGCTGCTGGATGTGGGCGCAGCCGGACCGATCGCCGGCTTTGTGGTCAGCGTGCCGGTGCTGATAATCGGGCTGATGCAGTCGGACTGGACGACTTTTCCGCCCAGCTATTTCGTCCTCGGCGACTCGCTGCTCTTCGGCTGGCTGACCGACTGGATCATGGGACCGCGTCCGGAGGGGATGTTCCTGAATATGAGTTCGCTGGCGTTCGCTGGCTGGATCGGCTTTTTCGTGACCGCGATGAACCTGATGCCGATCGGCCAGCTCGACGGCGGGCATATCGGCTATGCGCTGCTCGGGAAAAAACACGGCAGGTTGGCGCTGGCCGCTTTTGCGGCGATGATCTGCCTGTCGTATTTCTGGCCCGGCTGGCTGTTCTGGGGCCTGCTGATCCTGCTGCTGATCAGGGTCAAGCACCCGCCGGTGCTGGATGAAGCTATTCCGCTGGACAGGCGCCGCCGGCTGATTGGGGCGGTGACGATGCTGATCCTGCTGTTGACATTCATGCCCCGGCCGATCCTGGCCTGA
- a CDS encoding DUF1343 domain-containing protein: MLSRTKIICGAERLLNESEFTALVAGRTVGAVVNQTAVLGDYTFWPAVLGERTGARLEVLFTPEHGLWGEQQDQVASPAADESSLGARAVSLYLADPESLKPDPRTMAGLEAVLFDIQDVGSRYYTYIHTLAYVMEAAAEADVQVVVLDRPNPLGGGMVEGPALRPGFESFVGRFAGMPVRHGLSAGELARWFHSECGIGEEPVVVPLSGWRREDTAFDYDCPWVTPSPNMPTPDTALVYPGMCLLEGTIISEGRGTTRPFEIFGAPWLDPVETAGLLNSLSLPGVRFRPQRFIPTFNKFTGQLCGGCQLHVTDRDEFRPFVTGAAVIRAAHRLAPEKFGWLEQAYEFVEDIPAIDLLFGSEKLRAAVDAGVAFEDVRELCRADTQSWMEQCGGVLLYQ, translated from the coding sequence ATATTGAGCAGGACAAAAATAATCTGCGGGGCCGAGCGCCTGCTGAACGAAAGCGAATTCACCGCACTGGTGGCCGGCCGGACTGTCGGCGCGGTGGTGAACCAGACCGCGGTGCTCGGCGATTACACGTTCTGGCCGGCAGTACTCGGGGAGCGTACCGGCGCCAGACTGGAGGTGCTGTTCACCCCGGAGCACGGCCTGTGGGGCGAGCAGCAGGACCAGGTGGCCAGCCCGGCGGCGGATGAATCATCGCTGGGAGCCAGGGCGGTCAGCCTGTACCTTGCCGATCCGGAATCCCTGAAGCCGGACCCGCGGACGATGGCCGGTCTGGAGGCCGTGCTGTTCGATATCCAGGACGTTGGCAGCCGCTACTATACATATATCCATACGCTGGCCTACGTGATGGAGGCCGCGGCGGAGGCGGATGTGCAGGTGGTGGTGCTCGACCGCCCCAACCCGCTGGGGGGCGGGATGGTGGAGGGCCCGGCGCTGAGGCCCGGATTCGAATCGTTTGTCGGACGGTTCGCCGGGATGCCGGTTCGTCACGGCCTGAGCGCGGGAGAACTGGCCCGCTGGTTCCACAGTGAGTGCGGAATCGGTGAGGAACCGGTAGTAGTTCCGCTTTCCGGCTGGCGACGGGAGGACACAGCTTTCGACTATGATTGCCCCTGGGTGACACCCTCGCCCAACATGCCGACCCCGGACACGGCGCTGGTGTATCCGGGGATGTGTCTGCTGGAGGGGACGATTATCAGCGAGGGGCGAGGCACCACCCGGCCGTTCGAGATTTTCGGCGCGCCGTGGCTGGACCCGGTCGAGACCGCCGGACTGTTGAATTCGTTGAGCTTGCCGGGAGTACGCTTCCGTCCCCAGCGCTTTATCCCCACGTTCAACAAGTTCACCGGCCAGCTCTGCGGCGGCTGCCAGCTGCATGTCACTGACCGGGATGAGTTCCGGCCGTTTGTCACCGGAGCGGCGGTCATCAGGGCGGCTCACCGGCTGGCTCCGGAAAAATTCGGCTGGCTGGAGCAGGCCTACGAATTCGTGGAGGATATCCCGGCGATCGACCTGCTCTTCGGCAGTGAAAAGCTGCGGGCGGCGGTGGATGCAGGAGTTGCATTCGAGGACGTGCGCGAATTGTGCCGGGCGGATACACAGAGCTGGATGGAACAGTGCGGGGGGGTGCTGCTGTATCAGTAA
- a CDS encoding 2-oxoacid:ferredoxin oxidoreductase subunit beta — MATSAQAVQKPSKPSEYKSGLKPVWCPGCGDFGVLNALSQVYHRLELNPMNTMLFSGIGCSSRIPGYLKSFGFNAVHGRALPIASGAKLANPELTVIAAGGDGDGFSIGTGHFPHTCRRNVDITYIVMDNNIYGLTKGQLSPTSPGQMVTTTSSYGSIEYPINPIGLAIGCGASFVARAFSGDIKHMVDVICQGIEHKGFAFIQILSPCVTFVGKDQFVIIKNQLNYLHEDEDYDPTERSHAFRVADETDRISLGVIFQHPMAEYRQSQEIIRKRLAERGLPELRDLISKFRP; from the coding sequence ATGGCGACTAGTGCACAGGCTGTTCAGAAACCCTCCAAGCCCAGTGAATACAAAAGCGGGCTGAAACCTGTCTGGTGCCCCGGCTGCGGTGATTTCGGAGTGCTTAACGCACTCAGCCAGGTCTATCACCGGCTGGAACTCAACCCGATGAACACGATGCTCTTCAGCGGGATCGGCTGCTCCAGCCGGATCCCGGGTTACCTCAAGAGCTTCGGATTCAATGCGGTCCACGGCCGCGCCCTGCCGATCGCCAGCGGAGCAAAACTGGCCAATCCTGAGCTGACCGTGATCGCGGCCGGCGGCGACGGCGACGGGTTCAGTATCGGCACGGGGCATTTTCCCCACACCTGCCGCCGCAACGTGGACATCACATATATCGTGATGGACAACAATATCTACGGGCTGACCAAGGGCCAGCTTTCGCCCACCAGCCCGGGCCAGATGGTGACGACTACCTCGAGCTACGGCAGTATCGAATACCCGATCAACCCGATCGGCCTGGCGATCGGCTGTGGCGCGTCGTTTGTGGCCCGCGCTTTCAGCGGCGATATCAAGCACATGGTGGACGTGATCTGCCAGGGTATCGAGCACAAGGGGTTCGCCTTCATCCAGATCCTCAGCCCCTGCGTAACTTTCGTCGGCAAGGACCAGTTCGTCATCATCAAGAACCAGCTCAATTATCTTCACGAAGATGAAGACTACGACCCCACTGAGCGCAGCCATGCGTTCCGGGTGGCTGACGAGACCGATCGGATTTCCCTGGGCGTCATCTTCCAGCATCCGATGGCCGAATACCGTCAAAGCCAAGAAATAATTCGCAAGCGTCTGGCCGAGCGTGGCTTACCAGAGCTGAGGGACCTGATCTCCAAGTTCCGGCCCTGA
- a CDS encoding Na+:solute symporter codes for MIQFTALDWFWVIAYILLMIACGVLFYRLASRSESDFFLAGRGLPWWLPATSVYATHTATDTPIWIGGVIYRFGFSGLWYTFFAAWCAISAFVSTRIFRRSLAYTQAEWQNLRYSGVGAEMLRGWLAGWQVFMNMFILGWVGIAMGKVFHFLFPAYPEWVGMLLFGSICAVYVLFAGYWGVVMADFQQGVIASALIIVVSIWQIVAAGGPSAIVERLAEMGETWRLNPLHFTGFFSGDFPLAWFVTMIFVALLGGLGMGTSIDWYVESQRIQSARTVRDASYSIWTGTFLTLTRNALWAIAILGFFSLFPAIEDPAESEMAWFVMGFKVLPAGMVGCFFAAILAIHFSTISTHLNLGAMYCTRDLYHHYINPKASQGQLVWVGRISTVCLLAGSFFYGLMMESITQWLIFALWIMAAGVWLPSILQVVWWRFNSWGYLASWLANLAFSWLVVWVLPAYGVIPELLEYQQFWVLLVLGALIYLPVTFLTKPDNMDHLVRYYVRTLPIGWWGPVHREAMHQGLIDEHGRLLGMDEATAIS; via the coding sequence ATGATCCAATTCACCGCGCTCGACTGGTTCTGGGTGATCGCTTATATTCTGCTGATGATTGCCTGCGGCGTACTGTTCTACCGGCTGGCTTCCCGCAGCGAGAGCGATTTCTTCCTGGCCGGCCGCGGCCTGCCCTGGTGGCTGCCGGCCACCAGTGTCTACGCCACCCACACCGCCACCGACACGCCGATCTGGATCGGCGGGGTGATCTACCGCTTCGGCTTCAGCGGGCTGTGGTACACGTTTTTCGCGGCCTGGTGCGCGATCAGCGCATTCGTGAGCACCCGGATTTTCCGCCGCAGCCTGGCCTACACCCAGGCCGAATGGCAGAACCTGCGCTACAGCGGCGTGGGCGCGGAGATGCTGCGCGGCTGGCTGGCCGGCTGGCAGGTGTTCATGAACATGTTCATCCTCGGCTGGGTCGGGATCGCGATGGGCAAGGTGTTCCATTTCCTGTTTCCCGCCTACCCGGAGTGGGTCGGGATGCTCCTGTTCGGCTCGATCTGCGCGGTCTATGTCCTGTTCGCCGGCTACTGGGGCGTGGTGATGGCCGATTTCCAGCAGGGAGTGATCGCCTCGGCGCTGATCATTGTCGTCTCGATCTGGCAGATAGTGGCTGCCGGCGGACCAAGTGCCATAGTGGAGCGCCTGGCCGAGATGGGCGAGACCTGGCGGCTCAACCCGCTGCATTTCACCGGCTTCTTCTCGGGAGATTTCCCGCTGGCCTGGTTCGTGACGATGATATTCGTGGCGCTGCTGGGCGGCCTGGGGATGGGGACCTCGATCGACTGGTATGTCGAAAGCCAGCGGATCCAGAGCGCCCGCACAGTGCGCGACGCCTCCTACAGTATCTGGACCGGTACGTTCCTGACCCTGACGCGCAACGCGCTGTGGGCGATAGCGATTCTCGGCTTTTTCAGCCTGTTCCCCGCTATCGAGGACCCGGCCGAGAGCGAGATGGCCTGGTTCGTAATGGGCTTCAAGGTCCTGCCGGCCGGGATGGTCGGCTGCTTTTTCGCCGCGATCCTGGCGATCCATTTCAGCACGATCAGCACCCACCTGAACCTGGGCGCGATGTACTGCACCCGCGATCTCTACCATCATTATATCAACCCCAAGGCCAGCCAGGGCCAGCTTGTGTGGGTCGGACGGATCAGCACGGTCTGCCTGCTGGCCGGCTCGTTTTTCTACGGGCTGATGATGGAGTCGATCACTCAGTGGCTGATTTTCGCCCTCTGGATCATGGCCGCCGGGGTCTGGCTGCCCTCGATCCTGCAGGTGGTCTGGTGGCGGTTCAACAGTTGGGGCTACCTGGCGAGCTGGCTGGCCAACCTGGCGTTCAGCTGGCTGGTGGTCTGGGTGCTGCCGGCTTACGGGGTTATCCCCGAGCTGCTGGAATACCAGCAGTTCTGGGTCCTGCTCGTGCTGGGCGCGCTGATCTACCTGCCGGTCACGTTCCTGACCAAACCGGACAACATGGACCACCTGGTGCGCTACTACGTCCGCACCCTGCCGATCGGCTGGTGGGGGCCCGTGCACCGCGAGGCGATGCACCAGGGCCTGATCGACGAGCACGGCCGGCTGCTGGGAATGGATGAGGCGACGGCAATTAGCTGA